The following are encoded in a window of Allosphingosinicella indica genomic DNA:
- a CDS encoding DUF3617 domain-containing protein translates to MIKTAAYLAPLLILTGCGSGDGKAENPNGRSVIMASGGYMGPIRAGQWQVISTGDVAGSDSMCITPEQIAADSFAGRSLEDRDCTVSRDRMSAGVIEVAAQCGSARHSMTIRGTYTETGFNLATTLELPVQGKIETLRSNRAGRWVAAECSEGGDEADA, encoded by the coding sequence ATGATCAAGACTGCCGCCTATCTGGCGCCGCTGCTGATTTTGACGGGCTGCGGCTCGGGCGATGGCAAGGCCGAAAATCCGAACGGCCGATCGGTGATCATGGCATCGGGCGGCTATATGGGTCCGATCCGCGCGGGGCAGTGGCAGGTGATCTCGACCGGCGACGTCGCGGGCAGCGATTCGATGTGCATCACGCCCGAGCAGATCGCCGCCGACAGCTTCGCCGGGCGCTCGCTCGAGGACCGCGACTGCACCGTCTCGCGCGACCGGATGTCTGCGGGGGTGATCGAGGTCGCCGCGCAATGCGGCAGCGCCCGCCACTCGATGACCATCCGCGGCACCTATACCGAAACCGGCTTCAACCTCGCGACGACGCTGGAGCTGCCGGTGCAGGGCAAGATCGAAACGCTGCGCTCCAACCGCGCCGGGCGCTGGGTAGCGGCGGAGTGCAGCGAAGGCGGGGATGAGGCCGACGCCTGA
- the ada gene encoding bifunctional DNA-binding transcriptional regulator/O6-methylguanine-DNA methyltransferase Ada has protein sequence MPSDDAAWRAVLARDRTADGRFVTGVLTTGIYCRPSCAARHPKRENVRFFASGAGAREAGLRACLRCKPDDLSREEEALERAYAMIAGAESPPTLEALAAAAGYSPHHFHRLFKRATGITPAEYARARRAKTMTQSLEASDRVTDAIYDAGYSGPGRFYADAKARLGMTPSTWRDGGRGETIRWEMAETDIGTMLLAATDKGICRLSFDEGEADLRRRFPKAEIQRGGAAMAALLERTIAAVNAPEKPHDLPLDVRGTAFQEAVWRELRRIPAGETRSYAEVAAAVGKPAAVRATGTANGDNGVAVLIPCHRVIRADGSLGGYAYGLERKRKLLAKEGVGGERELPLG, from the coding sequence ATGCCATCGGACGATGCCGCGTGGCGCGCGGTGCTGGCGCGCGACCGGACGGCGGACGGACGGTTCGTCACCGGTGTGCTGACCACCGGCATTTATTGCCGCCCGTCTTGCGCGGCGCGCCACCCCAAGCGCGAGAACGTCCGCTTCTTCGCCAGTGGCGCGGGCGCTCGCGAGGCGGGCCTCCGAGCCTGCCTCCGCTGCAAGCCCGACGATCTCAGCCGCGAGGAGGAAGCGCTGGAGCGCGCCTATGCGATGATCGCCGGCGCCGAATCGCCGCCGACGCTGGAGGCGCTGGCCGCCGCGGCCGGCTATTCGCCGCACCATTTCCACCGCCTGTTCAAGCGCGCGACCGGGATCACCCCGGCCGAATATGCGCGCGCCCGGAGAGCCAAGACGATGACGCAGAGCCTCGAAGCCAGCGACCGCGTGACCGACGCCATATATGATGCCGGTTATTCGGGGCCGGGGCGCTTCTATGCCGACGCCAAGGCGCGGCTCGGCATGACGCCCTCCACCTGGCGCGACGGCGGACGTGGCGAGACGATCCGCTGGGAAATGGCCGAGACCGACATCGGCACGATGCTGCTCGCGGCGACCGACAAGGGGATCTGCCGCCTGTCGTTCGACGAAGGCGAGGCGGATCTCCGCCGCCGTTTCCCCAAGGCCGAAATCCAGCGCGGCGGCGCGGCTATGGCGGCGCTGCTCGAGCGGACGATCGCGGCGGTGAACGCGCCGGAGAAGCCGCACGACCTGCCGCTTGATGTGCGCGGAACCGCATTCCAGGAGGCGGTATGGCGCGAGCTGCGCCGCATTCCGGCGGGCGAGACGCGGAGCTATGCCGAAGTCGCCGCGGCGGTCGGCAAGCCGGCTGCGGTGCGCGCGACGGGGACGGCGAACGGCGACAATGGCGTCGCGGTGCTCATCCCCTGCCACCGCGTGATCCGCGCCGACGGCAGCCTCGGCGGCTATGCCTATGGGCTGGAGCGCAAGCGCAAGCTGCTCGCCAAGGAAGGCGTCGGTGGCGAGCGCGAGCTGCCGCTCGGCTGA
- a CDS encoding DUF1203 domain-containing protein, with the protein MTEAALSERGAMRVISDSPTGYPCRISLAEAAPGDHLILFNYISHDCAGPFRTAYAIYVREDAELAPCFEDEVPPILARRTLGLRAFDSGGMLRAAALALPGEADAKIRELLGDPEIASIHAHNAAHGCFLAKIERG; encoded by the coding sequence ATGACCGAAGCCGCGCTGTCGGAGCGCGGCGCGATGCGCGTGATATCGGATTCGCCGACCGGCTATCCGTGCCGCATATCCCTCGCCGAAGCCGCGCCGGGCGATCACCTCATCCTCTTCAACTATATTTCACACGATTGCGCCGGTCCGTTCCGCACGGCCTACGCAATTTATGTTCGCGAGGATGCCGAACTTGCGCCGTGCTTCGAGGATGAGGTGCCGCCGATCCTGGCGCGACGCACGCTCGGGCTGCGTGCTTTCGATTCAGGCGGAATGCTGAGAGCCGCCGCGCTTGCCCTGCCCGGCGAGGCAGACGCGAAAATCCGCGAACTGCTGGGCGACCCGGAAATCGCATCGATCCACGCCCACAACGCGGCCCACGGCTGCTTCCTCGCGAAAATCGAAAGGGGTTGA
- a CDS encoding F0F1 ATP synthase subunit delta, giving the protein MDSSSGIQASLAGRYATALFELAREERKLDAVATSLAALKTALAESQDFAALTTSPLIGRGEATKAVAAAATAMKLDPLTANFLGVLAQNRRLGQLGPAIRAFNLLAAQHRGETTAEVTSAHPLDDDQVAALKANLKSRLGRDVAVDLNVDPAILGGLVVKVGSQMIDSSIRTKLNTLAHAMKG; this is encoded by the coding sequence GTGGATAGTTCCAGCGGCATTCAGGCAAGCTTGGCGGGGCGCTATGCGACCGCATTGTTCGAACTCGCGCGCGAGGAGCGCAAGCTCGACGCGGTGGCGACCAGCCTTGCGGCGCTCAAGACGGCGCTCGCCGAATCGCAAGATTTCGCGGCGCTCACCACCAGCCCGCTGATCGGGCGCGGTGAGGCAACCAAGGCGGTTGCCGCTGCCGCCACGGCGATGAAGCTCGATCCGCTGACCGCCAATTTCCTCGGCGTTCTGGCGCAGAACCGCCGCCTCGGCCAGCTCGGCCCGGCGATCCGCGCGTTCAACCTGCTCGCCGCGCAGCACCGCGGCGAGACGACCGCCGAAGTCACCTCCGCCCACCCGCTCGACGACGATCAGGTCGCGGCGCTGAAGGCGAACCTCAAATCCCGTCTCGGCCGCGACGTCGCGGTCGATCTCAACGTCGATCCGGCGATCCTCGGCGGCCTCGTCGTCAAGGTCGGCAGCCAGATGATCGACAGTTCCATCCGCACCAAACTCAACACCCTCGCGCACGCGATGAAAGGCTGA
- the atpA gene encoding F0F1 ATP synthase subunit alpha has product MDIRAAEISKVIRDQIASFGTEAEVSEVGTVLSVGDGIARIHGLDNVQAGEMIEFANGVQGMALNLEADNVGAVIFGSDSQIREGDTVKRTGTIVDVPVGKGLLGRVVDGLGNPIDGKGPIEGAERMRVEVKAPGIIPRQSVHEPMQTGLKALDALVPVGRGQRELIIGDRQTGKSAVALDTFINQKAAHQGSDESQKLYCIYVAVGQKRSTVAQIVRALEENGAMEYSIVVAATASEPAPLQFLAPYTGCTMGEYFRDNGMHAVIVYDDLSKQAVAYRQMSLLLRRPPGREAYPGDVFYLHSRLLERAAKMNADNGSGSLTALPIIETQAGDVSAYIPTNVISITDGQIFLETDLFYQGVRPAINVGLSVSRVGSAAQTKAMKKVAGSIKLELAQYREMAAFAQFGSDLDASTQKLLARGARLTELLKQPQFSPMPMEEQVVSIFAGVNGFIDTIPTADVTRFESALLSHVRSDHGDLLAKIRDTKALDDDTTAKLKDIIGGFVKTFG; this is encoded by the coding sequence ATGGATATCCGCGCCGCTGAAATCTCCAAGGTCATCCGCGATCAGATCGCCAGCTTCGGCACCGAGGCCGAAGTGTCGGAAGTCGGCACCGTGCTGTCGGTGGGCGACGGCATCGCCCGCATCCACGGCCTCGACAACGTCCAGGCCGGCGAGATGATCGAGTTCGCCAACGGCGTGCAGGGCATGGCGCTCAACCTCGAGGCCGATAACGTCGGCGCGGTGATCTTCGGCTCGGACTCGCAGATCCGCGAGGGCGACACCGTCAAGCGCACCGGCACCATCGTCGACGTGCCCGTCGGCAAGGGTCTGCTGGGCCGCGTCGTGGACGGCCTCGGCAATCCGATCGACGGCAAGGGCCCGATCGAGGGCGCCGAGCGCATGCGCGTCGAGGTGAAGGCGCCGGGCATCATCCCGCGCCAGTCGGTGCACGAGCCGATGCAGACCGGCCTCAAGGCGCTCGACGCGCTCGTCCCCGTCGGCCGCGGCCAGCGCGAGCTCATCATCGGCGATCGCCAGACCGGCAAGTCGGCCGTCGCGCTCGATACCTTCATCAACCAGAAGGCGGCGCATCAGGGCAGCGACGAGAGCCAGAAGCTCTATTGCATCTACGTCGCGGTCGGCCAGAAGCGCTCGACCGTCGCGCAGATCGTCCGCGCGCTGGAGGAGAATGGCGCGATGGAATATTCCATCGTCGTCGCCGCCACCGCGTCGGAGCCCGCGCCGCTCCAGTTCCTCGCGCCCTACACCGGCTGCACGATGGGCGAATATTTCCGCGACAACGGCATGCACGCCGTCATCGTCTATGACGATCTCTCCAAGCAGGCGGTGGCCTATCGCCAGATGTCGCTGCTGCTGCGCCGTCCGCCGGGCCGCGAAGCCTATCCGGGCGACGTCTTCTATCTCCACAGCCGCCTGCTCGAGCGCGCCGCGAAGATGAATGCGGACAACGGCTCGGGCTCGCTCACCGCGCTGCCGATCATCGAGACGCAGGCGGGCGACGTGTCGGCCTATATCCCGACCAACGTGATTTCGATCACCGACGGCCAGATCTTCCTCGAGACCGACCTGTTCTACCAGGGCGTCCGTCCGGCCATCAACGTCGGCCTCTCGGTCAGCCGCGTCGGCTCTGCCGCGCAGACCAAGGCGATGAAGAAGGTCGCCGGCTCGATCAAGCTGGAGCTCGCGCAATATCGCGAGATGGCCGCCTTCGCGCAGTTCGGCTCGGATCTCGACGCTTCGACCCAGAAGCTCCTCGCCCGCGGCGCCCGCCTGACCGAGCTGCTGAAGCAGCCGCAGTTCAGCCCGATGCCGATGGAAGAGCAGGTCGTCTCGATCTTCGCCGGCGTAAACGGCTTCATCGACACGATCCCGACCGCGGACGTCACCCGCTTCGAGAGCGCGCTCTTGAGCCACGTCCGCAGCGATCACGGCGACCTCCTCGCCAAGATCCGCGACACCAAGGCGCTGGACGACGACACGACCGCCAAGCTGAAGGACATCATCGGCGGCTTCGTGAAGACGTTCGGATAA
- a CDS encoding F0F1 ATP synthase subunit gamma yields MASLKALKVRIGSVKSTQKITKAMKMVAAAKLRRAQQAAEAGRPYAQRLDAVMASLASKVVIGPESPKLLAGTGKDQVHLIVVATSDRGLAGAFNTNIVRAARKKADALQAEGKTVLFYLVGKKGRAVIGRLFPKQIIHQHDTSAIKQVSFADAQAIASDLIEMYANGRFDVAHLFYARFQSALVQEPTEQQIIPVKVAESAAAPASSAADAAVEYEPDEEDILAALLPRNVAVQIFRAMLENAASEQGSRMTAMDNATRNAGDMINRLTIQYNRTRQAAITTELVEIISGAEAL; encoded by the coding sequence ATGGCCAGCCTCAAGGCACTCAAGGTCCGCATCGGCTCGGTGAAGTCGACGCAGAAGATCACCAAGGCGATGAAGATGGTCGCCGCCGCGAAGCTGCGCCGTGCGCAGCAGGCCGCCGAGGCCGGGCGTCCCTATGCCCAGCGGCTCGACGCGGTGATGGCGAGCCTCGCTTCCAAGGTGGTGATCGGGCCGGAAAGCCCCAAGCTCCTCGCCGGCACCGGCAAGGATCAGGTCCACCTCATCGTCGTCGCGACTTCGGATCGCGGCCTCGCCGGCGCGTTCAACACCAACATCGTCCGCGCCGCGCGCAAGAAGGCCGATGCGCTCCAGGCGGAGGGCAAGACCGTCCTCTTTTACCTGGTCGGCAAGAAGGGCCGCGCCGTCATCGGCCGCCTCTTCCCCAAGCAGATCATCCACCAGCACGATACCAGCGCCATCAAGCAGGTGAGCTTCGCCGATGCGCAGGCGATCGCCTCCGATCTCATCGAGATGTACGCCAACGGCCGCTTCGACGTCGCCCACCTCTTCTACGCGCGCTTCCAGTCCGCGCTGGTGCAGGAGCCGACCGAGCAGCAGATCATCCCGGTCAAGGTCGCCGAGAGCGCCGCAGCGCCCGCTTCGTCCGCCGCCGATGCCGCGGTCGAATACGAACCCGACGAGGAGGACATCCTCGCCGCGCTGTTGCCGCGCAACGTCGCCGTCCAGATTTTCCGCGCGATGCTGGAGAATGCCGCGTCCGAGCAGGGCAGCCGCATGACCGCGATGGACAATGCGACGCGCAATGCGGGCGACATGATCAACCGCCTCACCATCCAGTACAACCGCACCCGCCAGGCCGCGATCACGACCGAGCTGGTGGAAATCATCTCCGGCGCCGAAGCGCTGTAA
- the atpD gene encoding F0F1 ATP synthase subunit beta: protein MATAAKIAPTTNNVGRISQVIGAVVDVSFDGDLPEILSALETDNNGNRLVLEVAQHLGENTVRTIAMDSTDGLTRGQPVNDTGSQIRVPVGPKTLGRIMNVIGEPIDERGPVGADQSAPIHAEAPLFVDQSTDAAILVTGIKVIDLLAPYARGGKIGLFGGAGVGKTVLIQELINNIAKGHGGVSVFAGVGERTREGNDLYHEFLDAGVIAKDAEGNPTPDGSKVALVFGQMNEPPGARARVALSGLTMAEYFRDQEGQDVLFFVDNIFRFTQAGSEVSALLGRIPSAVGYQPTLSTDMGQLQERITSTNKGSITSVQAIYVPADDLTDPAPATSFAHLDATTVLSRAISELGIYPAVDPLDSTSRVLEPRTVGQEHYETARAVQEILQKYKSLQDIIAILGMDELSEEDKLTVSRARKIQRFLSQPFHVAEVFTGIPGKFVQIEDTVASFKAVVDGEYDHLPEAAFYMVGGIDEAVAKAEKLAQDA from the coding sequence ATGGCCACCGCCGCGAAAATCGCCCCCACCACCAACAATGTCGGCCGCATCAGCCAGGTGATCGGCGCGGTCGTCGACGTCAGCTTCGACGGCGATCTGCCCGAGATCCTGTCGGCGCTCGAGACCGACAATAACGGCAACCGCCTCGTCCTCGAGGTCGCCCAGCATCTCGGCGAGAACACCGTCCGCACCATCGCGATGGACTCGACCGACGGCCTGACCCGCGGCCAGCCGGTCAACGACACCGGTTCGCAGATCCGCGTCCCCGTCGGCCCCAAGACATTGGGCCGCATCATGAACGTCATCGGCGAGCCGATCGACGAGCGCGGCCCCGTCGGCGCCGATCAGTCGGCCCCGATCCATGCCGAAGCACCGCTCTTCGTCGATCAGTCGACCGACGCCGCCATCCTCGTCACCGGCATCAAGGTCATCGATCTGCTCGCGCCTTATGCGCGCGGCGGCAAGATCGGCCTGTTCGGCGGCGCCGGCGTCGGCAAGACGGTGCTCATCCAGGAGCTCATCAACAACATCGCCAAGGGCCACGGCGGCGTTTCGGTGTTCGCCGGCGTCGGCGAGCGCACCCGCGAGGGCAACGATCTCTATCACGAATTCCTCGACGCCGGCGTCATCGCCAAGGATGCCGAGGGCAACCCGACGCCGGACGGCTCCAAGGTCGCGCTGGTGTTCGGCCAGATGAACGAGCCGCCGGGCGCCCGCGCCCGCGTCGCCCTGTCGGGCCTGACGATGGCCGAATATTTCCGCGATCAGGAGGGCCAGGACGTGCTCTTCTTCGTGGACAACATCTTCCGCTTCACCCAGGCGGGTTCGGAAGTGTCGGCGCTCTTGGGCCGCATCCCCTCGGCGGTGGGCTATCAGCCGACCCTGTCGACCGATATGGGCCAGCTTCAGGAGCGCATCACCTCGACCAACAAGGGCTCGATCACCTCGGTGCAGGCGATCTACGTGCCCGCCGACGATCTTACCGATCCGGCGCCGGCCACCTCCTTCGCCCACTTGGACGCCACCACCGTGCTGTCGCGCGCGATTTCGGAGCTCGGCATTTACCCGGCGGTCGATCCGCTCGACTCCACCAGCCGCGTGCTCGAGCCGCGCACCGTCGGCCAGGAGCATTACGAGACCGCGCGCGCCGTCCAGGAGATCCTGCAGAAGTACAAGTCGCTACAGGACATCATCGCCATCCTCGGCATGGACGAGCTGTCGGAAGAGGATAAGCTCACCGTCAGCCGCGCCCGCAAGATCCAGCGCTTCCTGTCGCAGCCGTTCCATGTCGCCGAAGTCTTCACCGGCATTCCGGGCAAGTTCGTGCAGATCGAGGATACCGTGGCTTCGTTCAAGGCGGTGGTCGACGGCGAATACGACCATCTTCCCGAGGCCGCTTTCTACATGGTCGGCGGCATCGACGAGGCGGTTGCCAAGGCCGAGAAGCTGGCGCAGGACGCCTGA
- a CDS encoding ATP synthase F1 subunit epsilon yields MADLNFELVTPEKLVRSETAYMVVVPGTEGDFGVLAGHAPFMSTVRNGELAIYRSENGEPERIAIEGGFAEVSEKGLTVLAEKAEA; encoded by the coding sequence ATGGCCGATCTCAATTTCGAACTCGTCACTCCGGAAAAGCTCGTCCGCTCGGAGACCGCTTACATGGTCGTCGTTCCCGGCACCGAGGGCGATTTCGGTGTGCTCGCCGGCCACGCGCCCTTCATGTCAACCGTCCGCAACGGCGAGCTTGCCATCTACCGCAGCGAGAATGGCGAGCCCGAGCGGATCGCCATCGAAGGCGGCTTCGCCGAGGTCAGCGAAAAGGGGCTCACCGTTCTCGCCGAGAAGGCCGAAGCTTAA
- a CDS encoding class I SAM-dependent methyltransferase, which produces MTAMIVEPGSFRDPGGRVFDTPGAILRSIMPSAADGFRQTRDSGFLDRLVGEGRLVPYQDVSAADRPDGLDGAAHVLEHPRLPFISYPYEWSFSLHRAAALFHLDLHLDALERGFTLADATAYNVQFDGVRPIFIDHLSLRPYVEGEIWAGHRQFCMQFLNPLLLWSALEVQPNHWFRGNLEGISPEDTAKLLPFRKKLSWTVAVHVAAQAAMQRRSVRTSTGSASYRQTKFPLEGAKAMLRGLRRKIAGLKPPSHATVWGDYAGRNSYQTPDAAAKAAFVAEMTAAVQPRLLYDLGCNSGDYSVVALESGAGKVVGFDFDHGALELAYSRAAQQKLDFLPLWLDAANPSPSQGWGQAERKGLAGRAAPDAVVALAFIHHITIGRNVPLDMAVRWIVDMAPAGIIEFPDKADPMVQSLLAQRPDIFPDYSDANFAKLLGDQARIVKTAQVNDGTRTLYWFDRSGG; this is translated from the coding sequence ATGACGGCGATGATCGTCGAGCCGGGGTCGTTCCGCGATCCTGGCGGGCGCGTGTTCGACACGCCGGGCGCGATCCTCCGTTCGATCATGCCGTCCGCCGCGGACGGTTTCCGGCAGACGCGCGACAGCGGCTTTCTGGACCGCCTGGTCGGCGAGGGCCGCCTCGTTCCCTATCAGGACGTCAGCGCCGCCGACCGGCCTGACGGCCTCGACGGCGCCGCGCATGTGCTCGAACATCCGCGCCTGCCGTTCATCAGCTATCCCTATGAATGGAGCTTCTCGCTCCACCGCGCGGCCGCGCTCTTCCATCTCGATCTGCATCTCGATGCGCTGGAGCGCGGCTTCACGCTCGCCGATGCCACCGCCTACAATGTGCAGTTCGACGGCGTCCGCCCGATCTTCATCGATCACCTCTCGCTCCGCCCCTATGTCGAGGGCGAGATCTGGGCCGGCCACCGCCAGTTCTGCATGCAGTTCCTCAACCCGCTGCTGCTCTGGTCGGCGCTCGAAGTGCAGCCCAACCACTGGTTCCGCGGCAATCTGGAGGGCATCTCGCCCGAGGACACCGCCAAGCTCCTCCCCTTCCGCAAGAAGCTGTCGTGGACGGTGGCGGTGCATGTCGCCGCGCAGGCCGCGATGCAGCGCCGCTCGGTGCGCACCAGCACCGGATCGGCAAGCTACCGCCAGACCAAATTTCCGCTGGAGGGCGCCAAAGCGATGCTGCGCGGCCTGCGCCGCAAGATCGCCGGCCTCAAGCCGCCGTCGCACGCCACCGTCTGGGGCGATTATGCCGGCCGCAACAGCTATCAGACGCCGGACGCCGCCGCCAAGGCTGCCTTCGTCGCGGAGATGACCGCCGCGGTGCAGCCGCGCCTGCTCTACGATCTCGGCTGCAACAGCGGCGACTATTCGGTGGTCGCGCTCGAATCCGGCGCCGGGAAGGTCGTCGGCTTCGATTTCGATCATGGCGCGCTGGAGCTCGCTTATTCGCGCGCGGCGCAGCAAAAGCTCGATTTCCTGCCGCTCTGGCTCGACGCCGCCAACCCGAGCCCGTCGCAGGGCTGGGGCCAGGCCGAGCGCAAGGGTCTCGCCGGCCGCGCCGCGCCCGACGCCGTCGTCGCGCTCGCCTTCATCCACCACATCACCATCGGCAGGAACGTGCCGCTCGACATGGCGGTGCGCTGGATCGTCGACATGGCGCCCGCCGGCATCATCGAATTCCCCGACAAGGCGGACCCAATGGTGCAGAGCCTGCTCGCGCAGCGCCCCGACATCTTCCCCGATTACAGCGACGCCAACTTCGCCAAGCTGCTCGGCGATCAGGCTCGGATCGTGAAGACCGCCCAGGTCAACGACGGCACCCGCACGCTCTACTGGTTCGATCGCTCGGGCGGCTGA
- a CDS encoding DMT family transporter, giving the protein MHHAPRSALLIALAGFTMLSVGDAVVKTMAGLWPGSAIAALRYCFGTVGLAALVAAKFGRAGFVFPRPWLQLGRGAAVAVATMGFFMGVMVMPLADATAIVFTAPVWTVILSALFLGERPSGAVLVSILLAFVGVMVILEPNVLAFGAEAFLPLIAAMGMAALFLLNRRAAGLAPVIVMQLLVAVMAVPLLVGAAAIGHWSDVDAMRVTMPETSVVLRCATVALTATLGHWCIFRATELASAATVAPMTYVQLLVASAAGVAVFGNPPTLPLIGGAALIIAGGLWLWRAQRAPQPPERSNQ; this is encoded by the coding sequence ATGCACCACGCACCGCGCTCCGCCTTGCTCATCGCGCTTGCCGGCTTCACGATGCTGTCGGTGGGCGATGCGGTGGTGAAGACGATGGCGGGGCTGTGGCCGGGAAGCGCGATCGCGGCGCTGCGCTATTGCTTCGGGACGGTGGGGCTGGCCGCGCTGGTGGCGGCGAAATTCGGGCGCGCGGGCTTCGTCTTTCCGCGGCCCTGGCTGCAGCTCGGCCGCGGCGCGGCGGTGGCGGTCGCGACGATGGGCTTCTTCATGGGCGTGATGGTGATGCCGCTGGCGGACGCGACCGCGATCGTCTTCACCGCGCCGGTCTGGACGGTGATCCTCTCCGCGCTGTTCCTCGGCGAGCGGCCGTCGGGCGCGGTGCTCGTCTCTATCCTGCTCGCCTTTGTCGGCGTGATGGTGATCCTGGAGCCCAACGTGCTGGCGTTCGGCGCCGAGGCGTTCCTGCCGCTGATCGCCGCGATGGGGATGGCGGCGCTGTTCCTGCTCAACCGCCGCGCGGCGGGGCTGGCGCCGGTGATCGTGATGCAATTGCTGGTCGCGGTGATGGCGGTGCCGCTGCTCGTCGGCGCGGCGGCGATCGGCCATTGGAGCGACGTCGACGCGATGCGGGTGACGATGCCGGAGACGAGCGTGGTGCTGCGCTGCGCGACGGTCGCGCTGACCGCGACGCTCGGCCACTGGTGCATCTTCCGCGCGACCGAGCTTGCCTCCGCCGCGACGGTGGCGCCGATGACCTATGTGCAATTGCTGGTGGCGAGCGCGGCGGGCGTGGCTGTCTTCGGCAACCCGCCGACGCTGCCGTTGATTGGCGGCGCGGCGCTGATCATTGCCGGCGGGCTATGGCTGTGGCGGGCGCAGCGCGCGCCTCAGCCGCCCGAGCGATCGAACCAGTAG
- a CDS encoding CpaF family protein: protein MSAFGRRSGAGMAGQRPSFGVARPMKGGGTTPPGPMPVEGGEQFPPLEALPMDEEMSFEPAAGDAMSRLHERMSSATENASSRNEGFEASIHRIKEQVLPRLLERVDPEAAATLSKDELAEEFRPIIGEVLAELKINLNRREQFALEKVLVDELLGLGPLEELLNDALVTDIMVNGPDQTFIEKKGKLQLAQIQFRDEEHLFQIAQRIVNKVGRRIDQTTPLADARLSDGSRVNVIIPPLSLKGTAISIRKFSEKPITLDMMKNFGSMSDKMATVLKIAGASRMNIVVSGGTGSGKTTMLNAMSKLIDPGERVITIEDAAELRLQQPHWLPLETRPPNLEGQGAITIRDLVINALRMRPDRIILGEIRGAECFDLLAAMNTGHDGSMATLHSNSPRECLARMENMVMMSDIKVPKEAISRQIADSVDLIVQVKRLRDGSRRTTNITEVIGMEGDVIVTQELFKFEYLDETADGKIIGEYRCMGLRPYTLEKAKQFGFDKPYLEACL from the coding sequence ATGAGCGCATTCGGACGGCGCAGCGGCGCAGGCATGGCCGGGCAGCGGCCGTCGTTCGGCGTCGCACGGCCGATGAAGGGCGGCGGCACCACCCCGCCGGGCCCGATGCCGGTCGAGGGCGGCGAGCAATTCCCGCCGCTCGAAGCGCTGCCGATGGACGAGGAGATGAGCTTCGAGCCGGCCGCCGGCGACGCGATGTCGCGGCTGCACGAGCGGATGAGCTCGGCGACCGAGAATGCCTCCTCGCGCAACGAAGGTTTCGAAGCCTCGATCCACCGCATCAAGGAGCAGGTGCTGCCGCGCCTCCTCGAGCGCGTCGATCCCGAGGCCGCCGCGACGCTCAGCAAGGACGAGCTCGCCGAGGAGTTCCGCCCGATCATCGGCGAGGTGCTCGCTGAGCTCAAGATCAACCTCAACCGCCGCGAGCAGTTCGCGCTGGAGAAGGTGCTGGTCGACGAGCTGCTCGGCCTCGGGCCGTTGGAAGAATTGCTCAACGACGCGCTCGTCACCGACATCATGGTCAACGGGCCGGATCAGACCTTCATCGAAAAGAAGGGCAAGCTCCAGCTCGCGCAGATCCAGTTCCGCGACGAGGAGCATCTGTTCCAGATCGCCCAGCGCATCGTCAACAAGGTCGGCCGCCGCATCGACCAGACGACCCCGCTCGCCGACGCCCGCCTCTCGGACGGCAGCCGCGTCAACGTCATCATCCCGCCCTTGAGCCTCAAGGGCACCGCCATCTCGATCCGTAAGTTCTCGGAAAAGCCGATCACGCTCGACATGATGAAGAACTTCGGTTCGATGTCGGACAAGATGGCGACCGTGCTCAAGATCGCCGGCGCCAGCCGCATGAACATCGTCGTTTCGGGCGGCACCGGCTCGGGCAAGACGACGATGCTCAACGCCATGTCGAAGCTGATCGATCCGGGCGAGCGCGTCATCACCATCGAGGACGCGGCCGAGCTCCGGCTCCAGCAGCCGCACTGGCTGCCGCTCGAAACCCGCCCGCCGAACCTCGAGGGTCAGGGCGCGATCACGATCCGCGATCTCGTCATCAACGCGCTGCGTATGCGGCCCGATCGCATCATCCTGGGCGAGATCCGCGGCGCGGAATGTTTCGATCTCCTCGCCGCGATGAACACCGGCCACGACGGCTCGATGGCGACGCTCCACTCCAACTCCCCGCGCGAATGCCTCGCGCGTATGGAGAATATGGTGATGATGAGCGACATCAAGGTGCCGAAGGAGGCGATCAGCCGCCAGATCGCGGACTCGGTCGATCTCATCGTCCAGGTCAAACGCCTCCGCGACGGCTCGCGCCGCACCACCAACATCACCGAAGTGATCGGCATGGAAGGCGACGTCATCGTCACCCAGGAGCTGTTCAAGTTCGAATATCTCGACGAAACCGCCGACGGAAAGATCATCGGCGAATATCGCTGCATGGGGCTCCGGCCGTACACGCTGGAAAAGGCCAAGCAGTTCGGGTTCGATAAGCCCTACCTCGAAGCCTGCCTCTAA